One Symphalangus syndactylus isolate Jambi chromosome 9, NHGRI_mSymSyn1-v2.1_pri, whole genome shotgun sequence DNA segment encodes these proteins:
- the LOC129490062 gene encoding small ubiquitin-related modifier 2-like isoform X2 → MANEKPKEGVKSENNDHINLKVAGQDGSVVQFKIKRHTPLSKLMKAYCERQGFSLEMEDEDTIDVFQ, encoded by the exons ATGGCCAACGAAAAGCCCAAGGAAGGAGTCAAGTCTGAGAACAACGATCATATTAATTTGAAGGTGGCGGGGCAGGATGGTTCTGTGGTGCAGTTTAAGATTAAGAGGCATACACCACTTAGTAAACTAATGAAAGCCTATTGTGAACGACAGGGATTTTCA TTGGAAATGGAGGATGAAGATACAATTGATGTGTTCCAATAG
- the LOC129490062 gene encoding small ubiquitin-related modifier 2-like isoform X1 gives MANEKPKEGVKSENNDHINLKVAGQDGSVVQFKIKRHTPLSKLMKAYCERQGFSVRQMRFRFDEQPINETDTPAQLEMEDEDTIDVFQ, from the coding sequence ATGGCCAACGAAAAGCCCAAGGAAGGAGTCAAGTCTGAGAACAACGATCATATTAATTTGAAGGTGGCGGGGCAGGATGGTTCTGTGGTGCAGTTTAAGATTAAGAGGCATACACCACTTAGTAAACTAATGAAAGCCTATTGTGAACGACAGGGATTTTCAGTGAGGCAGATGAGATTCCGATTCGACGAGCAACCAATCAATGAAACAGACACACCTGCACAGTTGGAAATGGAGGATGAAGATACAATTGATGTGTTCCAATAG